Genomic segment of Vibrio celticus:
GTCAATGGGTCGTATTGATAGCCAAGCATATCCAGCTTACCCACGACACCTTCTATATCCATTTCATACATACTGATCAGCTCTTCAAAGCTATCGCACTCTAGGCGAAGTTTTTCATTCACGATTCCCAGCAAGATAATGCTATCGAAACCTTTGACGTTGCTTAAATCCATCTCGTACTCCTTACGAACACACCGACTAGAATTAAGTTTAGAACGCTTACCAACGCCATGCTAAAAAACTGATCACACTTCTTAAAGAGAATACGTGATTAATGAGCGT
This window contains:
- a CDS encoding DUF4250 domain-containing protein codes for the protein MDLSNVKGFDSIILLGIVNEKLRLECDSFEELISMYEMDIEGVVGKLDMLGYQYDPLTNQFKSYPR